The following are from one region of the Plutella xylostella chromosome 21, ilPluXylo3.1, whole genome shotgun sequence genome:
- the LOC119694154 gene encoding uncharacterized protein LOC119694154 produces the protein MRCLRQLGLECKDENISKTILNDFYVDDLITGNDNEQLLSTICKGVNEVCLSGCFPLRKWISNSPEVISSVMQSTENSKPLSLGEDNKSKTLGIGWLNNTDEFYFTSELNYNSNNITKRSILSTVSQIYDPLGLLCPVVIVAKMLLQKLWLCKVQWEDPLPSDVVKLWEKFVNSLISLGDIKVPRHVLGTDPCRVELHIFTDASQCAYGACAYIRTIRKNHEVVVRLLCAKSKVAPIKPMSIPRLELMGSLTGARLHDKILESLRLQFDSITLWTDSTIVLGWLKMSPSILKTFVQNRVVEINDLTSSSTWLHVNGSQNPADLLSRGMSIDELKVSPLWQTGPKFLHDKEVTNWSQNNTENIQDESQLPELKSNVSVNLTCKDNSNDKFPFNRFSNYSRLIRACTYMFRFIHNARSKDKSQRIIGPLTTAEINKSVVVLTKIAQEYSFPSEYDALIHKLPIKSNRSIAGLNVFLDKNNIIRVGGRLEYSNEFSYDKKHPVLLCSKHYFTLLIFRYEHNKLLHAGPQLLLSHVRESWWALGGRNLAKNIVRKCVKCSRMQGQLIQPIMGNLPTERLQPGFPFLRSGVDYCGPMYILNKKGRGAKLEKCYVCLFVCLATRAVHLELVTSLSSECYIMALKRFISKRGKCLQITSDNGKCFVGSAKEFQKFVTDNSQSIIDYASDNNIEFKFIPARAPNFGGLWEGGVKSCKHHLKRVVGNANLHYEEFITVLAQIEAVLNSRPMHPLSTDPNDFSPLTPAHFLIGRPLTAPADDDLTTRPTPSLSRFKRIEQMRQHFWQRWSKEYISELQCRTKWQEHKGELIPNTLVLIKEDNLPPLQWRMGRILSVFPGKDGISRVADIRTKTGITRRAVSKICPLPVEPSSPETKGTTDD, from the coding sequence ATGCGTTGTTTACGGCAATTAGGATTGGAATGCAAGGATGAAAACATatcaaaaacaattttaaatgatttttacgTTGATGACCTAATTACCGGAAATGATAACGAACAACTGCTCTCAACAATATGTAAAGGCGTAAACGAAGTATGTTTGTCTGGCTGTTTTCCTCTACGTAAGTGGATATCAAATTCCCCTGAAGTTATTTCATCTGTCATGCAAAGTaccgaaaattcaaaaccgTTATCTCTCGGGGAAGATAACAAAAGCAAAACCTTAGGTATAGGTTGGCTAAATAACACTGACGAATTTTATTTCACGTCTGAACTGAATTACAACTCTAATAATATTACTAAACGTTCTATTTTGTCAACAGTCTCCCAAATTTATGACCCACTAGGATTATTATGCCCTGTAGTCATAGTAGCAAAAATGTTATTACAAAAGCTTTGGTTATGCAAGGTACAATGGGAAGACCCTTTGCCTAGCGATGTAGTTAAGTTATGGGAAAAGTTCGTAAATTCATTGATTTCATTAGGTGACATCAAAGTCCCACGACATGTACTCGGGACGGACCCGTGCAGAGTCGAGTTGCATATCTTCACTGATGCGAGTCAGTGTGCATATGGTGCATGCGCTTATATTCGTACTATCCGTAAAAATCACGAAGTAGTCGTGCGATTATTGTGCGCAAAAAGTAAGGTCGCTCCCATCAAACCAATGTCAATTCCTAGACTAGAGCTTATGGGTTCATTAACCGGAGCGCGGCTTcacgataaaatattagaatcACTTCGATTACAATTTGATAGCATAACACTTTGGACGGACTCCACGATAGTGTTAGGTTGGTTAAAAATGTCACCTAGTATACTAAAAACATTTGTTCAAAATAGAGTTGTAGAAATTAATGATCTCACCAGTAGCTCGACGTGGTTACATGTAAACGGCAGTCAAAACCCCGCGGATTTATTATCACGCGGAATGAGCATAGATGAACTCAAAGTTTCGCCTCTGTGGCAAACTGGACCTAAATTCCTACATGATAAGGAAGTTACAAACTGGTCACAAAATAATACAGAAAATATTCAGGATGAATCACAATTACCAGAGTTAAAGTCTAATGTTAGTGTTAATTTGACTTGTAAAGATAATTCAAATGATAAATTTCCCTTTAACAGGTTTTCTAACTACAGCAGACTTATACGTGCATGTACTTACATGTTTCGTTTTATACACAATGCTAGATCTAAAGATAAATCGCAACGCATTATCGGGCCGTTAACTACagcagaaataaataaatctgtcGTGGTTTTAACAAAAATTGCCCAGGAGTACAGCTTCCCTTCCGAATATGACGCATTAATTCATAAATTACCTATAAAGTCCAATCGGAGTATTGCAGGGTTAAATGTTTTTCtcgacaaaaataatattattagagTTGGGGGGAGATTAGAATATTCAaatgaattttcatatgataaGAAACATCCAGTACTGTTATGCAGTAAGCACTATTTTACTTTGCTAATTTTTAGATACGAACATAATAAATTGCTACATGCTGGACCCCAACTGTTACTTTCACACGTAAGAGAAAGCTGGTGGGCTTTAGGTGGTAGAAACTTAGCTAAAAATATAGTACGTAAATGTGTGAAATGTTCCCGTATGCAAGGACAACTCATACAACCAATCATGGGTAATTTACCCACTGAACGTTTACAGCCAGGATTTCCATTTCTTAGAAGTGGTGTGGACTATTGTGGACCAATGTACATACTAAACAAAAAAGGCAGGGGAGCAAAGCTAGAAAAATGTTACGtctgtttatttgtttgtttagcaACTCGAGCTGTGCACTTGGAACTTGTCACTAGTCTGTCATCCGAATGTTATATAATGGCTTTGAAACGGTTTATATCAAAGAGAGGAAAATGTCTCCAAATCACTTCCGATAATGGAAAATGTTTTGTCGGAAGTGCAAAAGAATTTCAAAAGTTTGTAACTGACAACTCCCAGTCTATTATTGATTACGCATCAGATAAcaatattgaatttaaattcataccTGCTCGCGCCCCAAATTTCGGCGGTTTATGGGAGGGGGGGGTTAAATCCTGTAAACATCATCTTAAACGTGTAGTAGGTAACGCTAACTTACATTACGAGGAATTCATTACGGTATTGGCACAGATCGAAGCCGTCCTGAATTCCCGTCCCATGCATCCTTTGTCAACAGATCCTAATGATTTCTCCCCTCTCACCCCGGCGCATTTCCTAATTGGCCGACCACTGACTGCACCAGCTGATGATGACCTGACGACAAGGCCTACTCCATCATTGAGCCGGTTTAAGAGGATTGAACAAATGAGACAACATTTTTGGCAGCGTTGGTCAAAGGAATACATTTCAGAATTACAATGCCGAACCAAATGGCAGGAGCATAAAGGAGAACTGATACCTAACACTTTAGTTCTAATCAAAGAAGATAATCTCCCACCGCTACAATGGCGAATGGGTCGCATTTTATCTGTATTTCCAGGCAAAGACGGCATCTCCAGGGTGGCTGACATACGCACTAAAACTGGAATCACACGACGGGCTGTCTCGAAGATATGTCCACTGCCGGTGGAGCCATCCAGCCCTGAGACGAAGGGCACCACAgatgactga